TGCATGTTGCCTCAGTTTACCCACTGCTGTGGTTCCCCTGAGGCTGAAAAAAATGTGCTTTCTGGATCCCCTCTGTCTACCAgattgtcctgtgtcctgtcCCCACTGAGAACAAGTTGGGGCatggggaagtggggaaatgaggagggaaATGTTTGGGTCCTGACCCAACTCTTGCAACTATGCAAAGCTGAGGCGGGTGAGGGCAGACGTCGGTGACTGGAAGGCTCCCAAGGCTCTTTTGTCGCCCAGTCATGGAGGCAGGAGCCAGCGCTGACAAAATGATGATGAATGACTGACCCGAGGGCCTCCGACCAAGAGCAGAATGTGTCACCGTGTGTCTGCATCCTCTGCAAATAGAACAGGGCTCGCAGATCCAGAGACCATGGTTGAATCATAAGGCAAATAACTAGCATCCATCGCCCTCCAAGCTTCCACGGCCTTTCTATTCTGCTCTCCTGGTAACTGTGTAGGAAGAACTTTAACCAGACCGCGGGACCAGAGATTTCAATGGCGGGATGGGACATGAAccaaatgccatgggatttttttTCATCTTAAAACAAGTAGTTTTAGGTGAATTCCACCTCAATTCAGGAGAAaaaagtttggtttttttttttttttaaacaaccagTAAGGAAATCCAGTGCATTCTGAAAGTGTGCAATGCAATATTGATTTTGTTGGATTTCAAATTCCAATGATTTCAATTCTTCCCTCAATGGTGTGGTCGCCTCGGTATTCTTGcgtgggcgtggggtggggggctccgggtggggtggggggctccgggtggggtggggggctccggTGGCTTTTGCTACAGTGAGCGCATCATTGAGAATTTCCGCTTTAAGGAGTTTGGAGCTGTGCTTTCCGGGTCCCCTCATCTAAAAGCCATTGACTCCTTAGGCTAAAGTGCAGTCGAATGCAGCGGCTCCTGCTCCAGAGCCTGTCGCTGTATTGGACAGCTTGGGTGTCGTCCGGGATGCCTTTAAAGGTCTTTAACAGCAATGAAGACTCGCCCCAGGGGGAAAAATGACATTTTTGCTCAGCGTTTCTGAAGATTCGTTTATATCCATAAGCATGGTGACCGTCTTAAGACCCTCCGTTCCCAGTGCAGCCTTCGTGGCTGTCcggggccatcaagtcagctcggactcacagcaacctgaggTCTAACCCACAAAAGGTGCTGGGTCCTGGACCGACCTCACAGGCAGGGCCATGCTTGAACCCATCTTTGAGGTTCACCCTAAGGGCAGAGCAACTGTAGTACAAGACCATCAGGATAAGGAACAGGATTTAGAGCAAATGAGTCCAAAGGAATTTTAAGGTGATAAAATTGTACATCATTAGACACGCAATACCAAAGAAAGTGAGAGAAATCGAAACATTTTTTCACTCACTCCAAAAAAACCCCCGCATTGTCCTTGGGTCAATtcagacacatagtgaccctgtaggacagagtccaactgtccctgtgggtctccaagactgtaactctgggagtagaaagcctcatccagcCTTCgtcccgccacccccccccccccgcgccacacacacacacacacacacacacacagtaggactggtggtttcaaactgcagtcaGTGTCTTTCTTTTATTCATTGTCTTTCCCACGAACCAGTCCTTTCTCACGCCGGCAAACAGAGCTAGCAGCCGGCAGAGAGAATGAGAAGGGAAAGCCCACATGCCCccacccagagagagaaacatttgGGAACAATACGCGTGATTCTCTTGCATCTTGTCCTGCCGTGTGTATTTCTAACACACCACCAAACGACATTCGGGCATCAGGAATCGGTCACAGTTAACCATCGTCTGGACTGGAAATGTTCAGAAAGACCCAAGCTCTGCTGCTGGTGACCTTTCCAGATCACAGGTCACAGACTCCTTTAGAATCTTGGGTCTAAAGGTCAGCTTCACTTGGCCGACCCTGTTCCAAATAAAGGGTTTCTCCCACAAACCTCCTCTGTGGGATGGACACCTCTGGGTTCCCCTTAGTAATTGGGGAATTAAAGAGCACCTCCTGCCTACATGGAAGTCAGTTTGTTGTTGACAATGGGTGGTGAGGTCTATTTGCCCATGGATTTTCTTGAGCTGATGggagttgaggtagttagtttactgtgccaacctgactgataaacatatgtggggttgacgggtggagggataaatggctcagtgagccttgccttttgagttcttgggtctcttgcttttgatggtcggaccagggtgcagctgccttagccagttccctggtttagctggcaaggctcacttcctgcaagacatccctgaggagaagccacatggacctaccccgatgcagccctgggtactggagcagccatgtggagacccctgccagcgctgagatgattacacattcactgacttggctttcctcctgcagttggcatcattgtgtctgttttgtgagattgcggaggactttgtgggttggtgttggatatatggttaatgttggacttgtaagcttgggcagcactgggttgggatgttttcttgatgcacatttaacctttctataaaactcttttacacatgagtttctgtggatttgtttctctaatatacccagactaacacaattagtTTGGAACACAGCTGGGAATAAAGCCTTAAAAACAGtactaacaataataataatatccatCAGAGTTCAGGACCCTCAGCATTTTCCTTTGATGTCACACTTGTACCTATGCTTAAGCTGGTGTGCAAATAAAGGCAGGATTGAAAAAGTCAACAGCACCCACTTCTTTGTTCCCTTCCCAGGCACTTCTGTGAGCGTCTCCACCTTTAATCTGGTGGCCATATCTCTGGAGAGATATGGAGCGATTTGCAAACCCCTGCAGTCCAGGGTCTGGCAGACCAAGTCCCACGCGCTGAAGGTGATTGCGGCGACCTGGTGTTTCTCCTTCACCATTATGACTCCGTACCCCATTTACAGCAACCTGGTGCCTTTTACCAAGAATAACAACCAGACGGCAAACATGTGCCGCTTCCTGCTGCCAAATGATGTCATGCAGCAGGCCTGGTAAGGTGGCATCTATGTAAAAGTGTGTACCTCAATGCacgtatataaaaatatatactttgATATCACTTTGCATTACTATGACAGGCTGGGCCGGATTGCCCGGGGGCCTTTGGGGTCAGCTTCTTAGAGACGTTTTGAAGAAGGGTCCACAGTCCACAGTGACAGCCACCACTTagagcaaaaacaaaaccaaacaccaccatcgagtcaatgccaactcacagccaccctatgcgatagggtagaactgcaggcTTTGTGGTCGCAGCCCAAAGCATACCCACAGTGCCACCCACCACTTAGCGAGCTGGGTTCTAACTTCCATGCAGGCAACAGTCACCCATTCAGGCCTCTCTGGTCCATGGAGGATCAGAGCCGGTTGCCCTCCAGCTGGCTCAGGCCTGCGGTGAGTCCAGgtggtgggtcagagtagaactgtgctctggcgCGTTCTCCgtggctgatttctcagaagtcAAGGGCCAggtcagagaaaaaaaaaaaagccaagggccaggcctttcttccaaaggacTTCTGGGTGGGCTCCATCGTTCAGTGTGCTGGCACCAGCCACACGCTGCTCTTATCACCCTGGTCCGTGGTGTGGAGAGGTGTGACTCCTTACACAGGCTTGTACACTTCTTCAGCGGCAGAGTTGTGTGCTAAACCACAAGGTATCTGCTTCTCGTGGGCTGAAGGAGCTTGGGGGCTGGATGGTGCGGAGAGCCAGCATTTTCAGTAGAATTGACAATGGAGCAGAGCAGTGTCCAAATTCTCCGGGTTTTTCTGGTACTTGAATCCAATGCAGTGACAGTCTGATACCCATTCCTTGGCTGACTAACTGGGTGGCCTTGGTCAAGTCCACATAACTTCTAGGAGCCGTGGGTTCTTTATCTATAATGGAAATTCTAGAGTGATAGatgataatagatagatagatagatagatagatagatagggacATCAAGCCATGGTGGTATATTGGGCTATGTTGCTAATCACAATATCAGCAGTTCCATCTTCCATCGccatcctataagacagggtagaactgcccattctTAGTTctggagactataaatctttaggggagtagaaagcccatctttctcctgaggagtagctgatcatttcgaactgctgactttgtgggtcacagcccaaagcctaaccactatgcaaccagggctccttccgtgAATGTAAGCTCTTATCATTTGAATCTTGGTTCTGGCACAGCACGACAGCCACCAGCGGTTTCCAGTTTCATAGCTCTGTGTTAGGTGGCTTCGAGGAGGTTCCAATACATAGCAACCCAGACAGGACTTATGTGTAAAGAAAAGCTGAGACCACTTCCAGTGGCTGAACCTCCAGACATGGaaacaaccccaccccccaaactgtGTGTTCACGCCTTCCCAGTTGAACCCGAACAACTGAAGTTGCTGGTGATTGAATTCCCTTGTGTTTCCTCAGGCACACGTTTCTGTTACTCATCCTCTTTCTTATTCCTGGAACTGTGATGGCAGTGGCCTACGGACTAATCTCTTTGGAACTCTACCAAGGCATCAAATTTGACGCTAGCCAGAAGAAATCTGCCAGAGGTAACTATCTTTCAGCTGTACGCTTAGGCCAAGAGAGCAGAAAGGCGTTGTTCTCTAAAAAGAAATATACCTGCAGACTAGAGAGAGAGGATGCTGGAAGTTGtaaaactcttcccatgagactcTGTTGTGTACGGGATAGCCGTGGGTCCCAGTGTCTCTATTTACTCAAAATGGGGAAACAGCTCCTCTGCAAagggtgctggggggggggggacgggctgCAGGGAATTGAGATAAGACAAACATCACagactcaggcataagaacacttgtgaggatgccacaggccaGGATGGTTTCCttcggttgtgcacagggtcgctacagGTTGGAACCAACCGGATGGTACTTAACAGCGACAGCCACAATGACACGAACATCACCCGATTATAGACGGAGGGCCCCCGAGTGCCTCCAGCAACCAAAGATCGCTGTCATCTGGTCTTTACTTGCACCTTTGTGCAGCCATTAACAGGATGCCttccaaaagttcgtgggaaaatctAATGAAAAGATGGTGGCgttttcccatgaaccttttgaaactCGCTCATGTTCACAGCCCAGCGCTATATAACCAGCCCAGCTTTCATGTCAATCTCCTCTTCCGCGCCCCAGGCCCCTTCTCTCACAACCTGTGATTGTCACAAAGCCCTGCTCCCTCCCCATTGacgtaaaaacaagcaaacaaactcacggccatcgaatcAAGTCTGACTCAGAGAACTGCACAGGGCggagtggacctgcccctgtgggcagtTTCGGCATGGTGactgtttatggcagtagaaagcctcgtcctctcccttggagcagctggtggttttgagctgctcacCGGCACTGAGCCCAGTGCCTTCCTGAGCCGAACTGCCCGTTATGGTTCGGCATCTTGGTCCCACTCCATACTATGTTATTGtcatcaggtgccatcgagtcggtgccaGTTCCTAGTGACCCGGTGTACAACAGGATGACACGCCGCccggtgctgtgccatcctcacgattgctctTGGGTTTCAGCCCATTGGGAATGGTAGAAATAACAGCATCTCGTTGGTATTTACTGTTGATTCCTACACAGCTCCTCCCTCCATccaaggaggctagagactttACCGACCTTCCAGCTGAGGGtctgactgacaaaagaacagcgTGGGACTCGATTTCTAAACCTTTCAGGGCCCTTGCCACTTCCACAGAGAGAAGCAGGTTGAATAGCTTCCCATGCAAGATACGGGCTAGCCGGGCGTAATTCTAGCCCCTCTGGGTGTAGTAGGTCCAAGGCCCCAGCCTCGTTTCAAGTTGGGTCTGGTTCCTTGGGGGGACGGAGGAGGGGGTGTCCGGTGCGTGCGTCCCAATGAAGCGCTGTCCTTACCCCTCCAGAAAGGAAGCCCAGCGAGGGCAGCGGCAGCCGGTACGAGGACGGCGATGGGTGTTACCTGCAGAAGCCCAGGCGCCCCAGGAGGCTGGAGCTGCAACAGTTCTCCACCCGCAGCAGCTGCCGGGCCGGCCGCATCCGGAGCAGCAGCTCGGCGGCCAACCTGATGGCCAAGAAGCGGGTGATCCGCATGCTGATAGTCCTCGtggtcctcttcttcctctgctgGATGCCCATCTTCAGCGCCAATGCCTGGCGCGCCTACGACACGGCCTCGGCCGAGCGCCGCCTCTCGGGCGCCCCCATCTCCTTCATCCTCCTGCTCTCCTACACGTCCTCCTGCGTCAACCCCATCATCTACTGCTTCATGAACAAGCGCTTCCGCCTGGGCTTCATGGCCACCTTCTCCTGCTGCCCGGGCCCGGGCCCCGCCGGAGggcgaggggaggtgggggaggaggaggagggcaggacCACGGGGGCCTCTCTGTCCAGGTACTCCTACAGCCACGTGAGCGCTGCTGCCCCGCCACCCTGAGCTGTCTCCGTCCCCCCTCTGCTGGGagctgggagaggaagaggaggggtgaGGGGGGCAGCGGAGATGGAGACAGGCTGCATTGTCCCGAGGGGAGCCTGCTAGGGAAGAGTCAGAGTTTGGCGCCCGGGCGGTTGCTGGCAAGGCCTTCTCAAGAGCCAGCACCACCAGGAAAACCTGCACAGGCCAGGTGCAAGGGCATCCCCAGGACAGCGCTGCCATTGCCAAGCTCATGTTCAAACTGGAGGGGTGGGCCCAGCCGCGGATGCGAGGGCTCTGGGGCATCCCTGGTAGGCGCTCAACCCCCTTGGGGATGCAGGTCGGTGTTCAGCTGCTTTTGCTGAGGGAACCTTGGGGccgcctctctcctgccctccctgtAGTCATGTGGAAGGACAAGCCCTTCTGGCCAGTGCCTCCAGTCCAAGAACAGAGCAGCTTGGCTTTTTCTTCTGCGGGTCAGTCGTGGGCATTCGAGGTGAAAAAGTTACTTCATCATCAGAATAGCTGAAAGATGGAAATCAGAACGGATCtcttgaaaaagtaataataatgcgAGGCCGATGGCGGATGTAAAGGCGATCGTGGTTGGAGGAATGCTAAGTACCAGGagaatagaaagctttgtctcACTTTAAACCTACATAAATATTGCTTAGCCCCTCTTTTAGAGGGTGATATTAAAACCCAGGCTTCTGTGCCCCAATTTCTCCTCGTTCGGCACATCCCCCTTCTCCAGAAAGCCCTCCAGGTACAAAGGGGAGTTGCCAGTCCTAGGTACCAGGCCAAGGGTGAGAACTTGAAGAGGCAGGTCCAGAACAAAGACGGGCAAACTTGGACTCAGTCAGACAAAAATGTGTGGATGTCAAAGCAGACTGTACCTTTGCACACACTCCATGCGTGAGCTACTAACTGAATGTGTGTAAACCAAGAACACAGCTACATTCTTTGTGTATAGGTATACAaaatcttttattttgtttttacaaaaggATCATTCATGGATGTTGGAATTCAGCaggtttgatatattttttttaacttccttcACAACAGTTAGTTTTGTGTTGCAAAATTACGGTTGGCATCCCTCTCAATtaaaatttccatttttaaatgaaCAAGGGGCTATGGATTCAAAGTCTGGAACATGGATTTATAAGCCCGTCAATCTGGTCAACCACCATGGCTTTCTTTGTTTTAGAGTCGTACTATTCTATTTCCCCACATGGCACAGTGGTTCATGAGTTAGGCTGTtaagagcaaggtcagcagttcaaaatcacctgccACTTTGAAGGAAACAGATGAGACttgctactctggtaaagagttggagtcttggaaacccacaggggcagttctataggtcCTCTGGATCCTATTTGCTGAAATAAATGAACATAGACATTTTTAATAGAAACAAGTTTTCATGCTCAggtaaaaaggaaggaaggaaggaagggagggagggagggaggaaagaagtatggaactgcccttttgggtttctgagacaggaactgtttgctggagcagaaagtctaatctttctcctgaggagcagaggatggtttcacactgctgatctGTGATTAGTAGTGCAAtctgtaacccactacgccactagggctccttaaataGGGGAAGGGATATTTTACTTTACCAAGACGTGAGTATGGCCATTTTGTGTTTTAGGGAGGCAGGAAATGGCCATGCACTGAGAAGAAATGACTGAAGGCAAGACACATTCATAGTAGGGCCTTTTAAGCTAGGTGTCAATTTTTCTGTTCTTCATCCCTAACCTAATTATCATGTTTACAATTAGCCTTCTCAAAGATTTCAAGGTAACAATGTAACTAGCTAAAACCCACACTGCCAAAACGGTATCCATAAAAGGTCcaggaaataaaaatatgaaaggaATAAAAGGTCTCCAATACTTGAGGCAATCCTACAGGATCTAGAATTTTCCTGACTGAAGAATATGCTATCTGTACAGATGAAGCTCCATATATTTTGGAAGCTCTAGAAGTACCAAAGATGTGTTAACCTTAAAACAGATTTAAGTCTATTTAAAATAGATCTAAAATAGGTTCTGTCAGATTTAACAACAATAAGAATACAGGATGCCCACTTTGATTTTAATTTCAGATCAACAATAAACAGTTTCTTATTATGTAAGTATGAGGCTGTCTCCCCCAAAAATACggaatttttttccaaagctatatatattttttaaagtgtttttttcttctttacaaaacagccttatcaccttcaaagtactcatcattacactgaatacatttttcaaattggtgattccattcttggaaacatttttcaaactcatctgtttggatggctgagagcacctccctcctTTATTTCTTCCCCtcatctatgttgtcaaatcgctgtcctttcatgtccctcttcattctcagaaagaaagaagtcacacggatcaaggtcaggtgagtaaggtgcgtgaggcaaaagaggcatgctggtttgtttgtttttgccaaaaactgacacaCTAAGATGgttatgtgagcaggtgcattgtcatggtagcaaaaccagtcccatatctgtcacaaatcaggccatttttgtctcacactgttacacaatcttttcagaacctctaaatagaaagcttgattaacagtctgacctgatggaaccaACTTCAAAtgtactacaagttgacatttttatctgtttgggatgttgacagccatccagaatgaagtttgtcatcaatcgacatttcacctttttaaaaacaagaaaaccactactacactcgagtttttcccatagcgctgtcctcgggagctgtgttcaatatcacaacagtctGCAGCatcttccccaagcaggaaacaaaatttcacagctgcatgctgctctcttaaatcagccatcacaaaaaaggaGGTTCgaacgaaactgcttttacaaaaaggttcactgtgaccagaaaaacCTGCCCAGGCAATGCCGCTCGGTGCACTAACTGAGAGCGAGTTGCTCAGTGCTCGTCTGTGGGAAAATgcctactacaaaagctccattttgcccagcacaattccgatTTGGGGAGAGGTACCCGCGTATGTCCCAAATAGTTCACAGGGCACACTTATgctgaaatattattttaaattcaaatttaAATTTCAATCCTGTGGTTGGGAGGGTGGATAAAGGAGAGGGGGGAACTCATTTTTAACTATGTAAAATTATTAACAAGTTGTCCAGCTACAGGGCAGTAAAATGCACACAACCTGGTCTTTTTAGCTTTGTCTTAAAGAATAACCAAAGAGAAGCTATCAACATTGATAATCTATGCCCCACCTGTAGGAATAGTACTATCAAAAGGTTGATTTTacacaaaaataaatacataatagcATTAAGCTAGTGTAAGTTCTCTGTTGGGTCAACTGCCTTTATTTCTGGCTAACGTGATTTACTAATTTGAACATGAAATTAAGTGGCCGGTAAAGATGAGAACAGAAAGCAAATCCCTCCAGtttctggtctggtctggtctggtctggtctggtttggtttggttttctgttgtcTTCTGGTAGCTTCTGGTCATCACCAGAGAGGTGAGTCAGGACGGAGCAGGAGACTTTGAGAATGGAGGGTGTCCTTTGACCTTTAATTCAACCACCGCAAAAGCACCTGTGCCCTCGTTCCCATGGCAATCTCTCCTAGCAGCCCTGAGCGTCTAGACGCCGTTGTGTATCCTTAACAGTTGGCTCTTCCAGGCTATTCAAACGTCATCTTCAGGAGTGACCACTGCGGCCATCGATCGAGCTCCTGTAGTGTCCCCTTCCAGTGTCCTGCTCGGCTTCTACAGCCTGTGGGTGCTCAATAAACATGTGTCCAGCTGCTACTGCGTCTTCTGTGCTGTGGAGGGGTGGtgcggttggggtgggggtgcagtggggggtGCCCCTGCTCTGGCCACAGCAGTGATTCTCCATGGGAGGAGCACATTCTTGAAAGGGGGACTGGTGTCTGAACTTCTAGGGGGCTTTTccaccctgggtggtgcaaatggctaactCCCTCAGCTGCTCAcctaaaggtcagcggttcaagttCATCCCGAGGtgatcggaagaaaggcctggtgatctgaaaaatcagccaccacAAACACTAACGGAGAGGGGATGTGTGCGCATATGGGATCACCAGGAGTCTGAACGGATTCTCCTGCAACTTTGGGggagtgttttgtttttcagcttTCAAGATCCTGCTGTGTGAGTCAGCAGCGAGCCTCCTTTCCACAGGAGCTGGATGGCTTTAGAGGGATCAAAATTGTTTCCATGGAAAGGGTGCCTCTCTAAACAGTGCTCaaattcaaaactcactgccattgagtcgattcggactccttacaggacagggtagacctgcccctgtgggtttccaagacttgtcACTCTTCCTTGGGGCGGCTGGTagtgtcgaactgctgaccttgtggttagcagcctaattcgTAACCACTTAGCCACCAGGATTCTAGAAAAAGGGTTGGGCCCCAATTGGCTCCTTAGACCTCAGTTTaactcctttaaaaaattttttagtttAGCTCCTGCTTGTCTCATTCCCTTCAAGGAaaacagtacacacacacacacacacacacacacacacacacacctaagtcAGACTAGAATGGCAAATTCCCTCATTGTTGCAAGTGATGGTGGGTGAGGAGGGGCAGATTCACCCCAGAAGATGGAGGTGTGAGGACACTGGCTGCCCTTACCAggatattgttgatttcatttctctagaTGGGCTGTGTAAAAATAGATAGTCTATTTctttagggaaaaaaaatcccaacagcTTCCTAAGCCATCAAAACTAAACAGTGGGTTGAgcggcttttttaaaaaaaaaaagacaaaaaacgaGGAGGCACGGTaacagtaaaattgaaatggatttGGGAGACTAGTGATAAGTTAATCTCAAAAAGTGACAAAGGAACCCCGGGCTGTAATGGCTGTGgggaggctgctaactgaaaggccagtggtCTGAACCCGCCAGGGGCtttgccagagaaagatggggctggctGGCTGCTTCCATGCAAATGCGCAGCCTTGGAAACAGTccagggcagtcctactctgccctgtaggaacgctgtgagtgggaatcagctTCATGGTGATGGGCTTTAATGGGAGCAAATGGTCAGGTTTTTTCTTCCACGGAGCCgctgggtgggtgtgaaccagTAGGCAACCAAGCCCTCAGCCACGGTACCACCAGACTCcttccaaactcgctgccatcgagttgaatctgac
The Tenrec ecaudatus isolate mTenEca1 chromosome 3, mTenEca1.hap1, whole genome shotgun sequence DNA segment above includes these coding regions:
- the CCKAR gene encoding cholecystokinin receptor type A, whose translation is MEAIDSLLANGSGFTPLCELGLENETFFCLERPPAPKEWQPAVQILLYSLIFLLSILGNTLVIMVLIRNKRMRTVTNIFLLSLAVSDLMLCLFCMPFNLIPNLLKDFIFGSTVCKTTTYFMGTSVSVSTFNLVAISLERYGAICKPLQSRVWQTKSHALKVIAATWCFSFTIMTPYPIYSNLVPFTKNNNQTANMCRFLLPNDVMQQAWHTFLLLILFLIPGTVMAVAYGLISLELYQGIKFDASQKKSARERKPSEGSGSRYEDGDGCYLQKPRRPRRLELQQFSTRSSCRAGRIRSSSSAANLMAKKRVIRMLIVLVVLFFLCWMPIFSANAWRAYDTASAERRLSGAPISFILLLSYTSSCVNPIIYCFMNKRFRLGFMATFSCCPGPGPAGGRGEVGEEEEGRTTGASLSRYSYSHVSAAAPPP